The Anas platyrhynchos isolate ZD024472 breed Pekin duck chromosome 3, IASCAAS_PekinDuck_T2T, whole genome shotgun sequence genome includes a window with the following:
- the INTS7 gene encoding integrator complex subunit 7 produces the protein MAGGGGKSFLAEAGYGEQELDANSALMELDKGLRSGKLGEQCEAVVRFPRLFQKYPFPILINSAFLKLADVFRVGNNFLRLCVLKVTQQSEKHLEKILNVDEFVKRVFSVIHSNDPVARAITLRMLGSMASIIPERKNAHHSIRQSLDSHDNVEVEAAIFAAANFSAQSKDFAAGICNKISEMIQGLATPVDLKLKLIPILQHMHHDASLASSSRQLLQQLVTSYPSTKMVIVTLHTFTLLAASSLVDIPKQVQLLLQYLKNDPRKAVKRLAIQDLKLLANKTPHTWTRENIQALCESALHTPYDSLKLGMLSVLSTLSGTIAIKQYFSSAPGTAATTARSFDLVKLAQECCYHNNRGIAAHGVRILTNISASCQEKDLLPLEQDAVFGLESLLVLCSQDGSPGAQATLKITLTCMVKLVKSRPHLSQSVVESLLTQLHSAQDAARILMCHCLAAIAMQLPILADGMLGDLMDLYKVIGRSATDKKQELLVSLATVIFVSSQKALSSEIKTVIKQQLENASNGWTAYRIARQASRMGNHDMARELYQSLLTQVASEHFYFWLNSLKEFSHAEQCLTGLQEDNYSSALSCIAEALKSYHKGIASLTAASTPLNPLSFQCGFVKLRIDLLQAFSQLICTCNSLKTSPPPAIATTIAMTSGNDLQRCGRISNQMKLSMEEFRNLAARYGDLYQSSFDADSATLRNVELQQQSCLLISHAIEALILDPESANFQEYTSNGTAHVESEYERRMMSVFNRVLEEVESLNRKYAPVSYLHTACLCSAVIALLKVPLSFQRYFFQKLQSTSIKLALSPSPRNPAEPIAVQNNQQLALKVEGVVQHGSKPGLFRKIQSVCLNVSSVLQSKSGQDYKIPIDNMSNEMEQRVEPHNDYFSTQFLLNFVILGTHNITVESSVIDSNGIVWKTGPKTTIFVKSLEDPYSQQVRLQQQQGQSSSQQQQQRTAYSRF, from the exons atggcgggcggcggggggaaGTCGTTCCTGGCCGAGGCGGGGTACGGCGAGCAGGAGCTGGACGCCAACTCCGCCCTGATGGAGCTCGACAAGG GCCTGCGCTCCGGGAAGCTGGGCGAGCAGTGCGAGGCCGTGGTGCGCTTCCCGCGGCTGTTCCAGAAGTACCCCTTCCCCATCCTCATCAACTCCGCCTTCCTCAAGCTGGCCGACGTCTTCAGGGTCGG AAACAACTTCCTGAGGCTCTGTGTGCTGAAAGTTACCCAGCAGAGTGAGAAGCACCTGGAGAAGATCCTCAACGTGGATGAGTTTGTGAAGAGGGTTTTTTCAGTAATTCATAGCAATGATCCAGTGGCTCGGGCTATTACGCTTCG GATGTTGGGCAGTATGGCATCAATTATTCCCGAAAGGAAGAATGCACATCACAGTATTCGTCAGAGTTTGGATTCCCATGATAATGTGGAAGTTGAAGCTGCTATATTTGCTGCTGCCAACTTTTCTGCACAATCAAA GGATTTTGCTGCAGGAATATGTAACAAAATCAGTGAGATGATTCAAG GTTTAGCCACACCTGTGGACTTGAAATTGAAGCTGATCCCTATTCTACAGCACATGCATCATGATGCTAGCCTGGCCTCCAGCTCCCGGCAGCTGCTTCAGCAGCTGGTAACATCATATCCTTCTACCAAGATGGTCATCGTTACTCTTCACACGTTTACTCTACTTGCTGCTTCTTCTTTGGTTGACATTCCCAAGCAG GTCCAGCTTCTGTTGCAGTACTTGAAGAATGACCCCAGGAAGGCTGTGAAGAGGCTTGCAATCCAAGATTTAAAGTTGTTGGCCAATAAGACACCGCATACCTGGACGAGAGAAAATATTCAG GCGCTGTGTGAATCTGCTCTTCACACCCCTTATGATAGTTTGAAACTGGGCATGCTATCTGTTCTCTCCACGTTATCAGGGACCATTGCCATTAAACAGTACTTCAGCAGCGCTCCAG GAACAGCAGCTACAACTGCAAGGTCATTTGATTTAGTAAAACTAGCACAGGAGTGCTGTTATCATAATAACCGTGGCATTGCAGCTCATGGAGTGAGAATTCTAACTAATATATCAGCCTCTTGTCAGGAAAAAG atCTTCTGCCTTTGGAGCAAGATGCAGTTTTTGGCTTAGAGTCTCTTCTTGTTCTTTGTAGTCAAGATGGCAGTCCAGGAGCTCAAGCAACCTTAAAG ATCACCTTAACGTGCATGGTGAAGTTGGTCAAGAGCCGCCCTCACCTGAGCCAGTCTGTGGTTGAGTCTCTGTTGACCCAGCTGCACAGTGCCCAGGATGCTGCTAGGATCCTCATGTGCCACTGTTTGGCAGCTATTGCCATGCAGCTGCCCATCTTAGCAGATGGGATGCTAGGAGACCTGATGGACCTCTACAAAGTAATTGGACGATCTGCCACAGATAAAAAGCAGGAACTCTTG GTTTCTCTTGCCACAGTGATATTTGTTTCCAGTCAGAAAGCCTTATCTTCAGAAATCAAAACTGTTATCAAACAGCAGCTTGAGAATGCCTCCAATGGATGGACAGCTTACAGGATAGCCAGGCAGGCTTCCAGAATG GGTAACCATGACATGGCCAGAGAGCTGTATCAAAGCCTGCTGACTCAGGTGGCCTCAGAACACTTCTACTTCTGGCTGAACAGTTTGAAGGAGTTTTCCCATGCAGAGCAGTGTCTGACAGGTTTGCAAGAGGACAACTATAGCTCAGCGCTTTCTTGCATTGCTGAAGCTTTAAAGTCATATCACAAAGGAATAGCATCACTGACG GCTGCTAGTACACCACTTAATCCTCTGAGCTTTCAGTGTGGATTTGTGAAACTCAGGATTGACCTTCTGCAAGCTTTTTCTCAACTTATTTGTACCTGCAACAGCCTAAAAACAAGTCCACCACCAGCTATTGCCACAACAATTGCTATGACATCAGGAAATGATCTCCAACGGTGTGGACGGATCTCTAACCAG ATGAAACTCTCAATGGAAGAGTTCCGAAACCTGGCTGCACGGTATGGGGATCTCTATCAATCATCTTTTGATGCGGACTCAGCAACTCTAAGGAATGTAGAACT acaacagcagagctgcctgtTGATTTCACATGCGATTGAAGCTCTGATTTTGGATCCAGAATCTGCAAA tttCCAGGAATACACTTCAAACGGAACAGCACATGTTGAGAGTGAATATGAAAGAAGAATGATGTCTGTATTTAATCGTGTACTAGAAGAAGTGGAATCCCTCAACAGGAAGTATGCTCCCGTGTCTTACTTG CATACAGCTTGTCTATGCAGTGCTGTCATTGCCTTGTTGAAGGTACCCCTTTCTTTTCAAAGGTACTTCTTTCAGAAACTACAGTCTACAAGCATTAAG cttgctctatCCCCATCTCCAAGGAACCCAGCAGAACCTATTGCAGTACAGAACAATCAGCAATTGGCCTTAAAGGTGGAAGGAGTGGTTCAGCATGGGTCTAAACCAGGCCTTTTCCGTAAAATCCAGTCAGTCTGTCTAAATGTATCTTCAGTGCTGCAAAGCAAATCTGGACAAGACTATAAG ATTCCTATTGACAATATGAGCAATGAAATGGAGCAGAGGGTGGAACCACACAACGACTACTTCAGCACTCAGTTTCTGTTAAACTTCGTGATACTTGGCACCCATAACATCACAGTAGAGTCCTCTGTAATAGATTCAAATGGTATTGTTTGGAAAACGGGGCCTAAAACAACTATTTTTGTTAAGTCTCTTGAGGATCCATATTCACAGCAAGTTCGTCTTCAGCAACAGCAAGGACAATCATCatcacagcagcaacaacaaagaaCAGCATACTCACGGTTTTAA